Proteins encoded within one genomic window of Manis pentadactyla isolate mManPen7 chromosome 4, mManPen7.hap1, whole genome shotgun sequence:
- the LOC130683401 gene encoding transcription initiation factor IIA subunit 2, translating into MAYQLYRNTTLGNSLQESLDELIQSQQITPQLALQVLLQFDKAINSALAQRVRNRVNFRGSLNTYRFCDNVWTFVLNDVEFREMTELIKVDKVKIVACDGKNTGSSTTE; encoded by the coding sequence ATGGCATATCAGTTATATAGAAAtaccactttgggaaacagtctTCAGGAGAGCCTTGATGAGCTCATACAGTCTCAGCAGATCACTCCCCAACTTGCCCTTCAAGTTCTACTTCAGTTTGATAAGGCTATAAACTCAGCACTGGCTCAGAGGGTCAGGAACAGAGTCAATTTCAGGGGCTCTCTGAATACATACAGATTCTGCGATAATGTGTGGACTTTTGTATTGAATGATGTGGAATTCAGAGAGATGACAGAACTTATTAAAGTGGATAAAGTGAAAATTGTAGCCTGTGATGGTAAAAATACTGGCTCCAGTACTACagaatga